From a region of the Gossypium raimondii isolate GPD5lz chromosome 10, ASM2569854v1, whole genome shotgun sequence genome:
- the LOC105776626 gene encoding protein IQ-DOMAIN 9 — protein sequence MGSGNVLKTLVNIVKDDSSKQVKRSSASTKSKGFKWKKLQRKTSMRTKFIRDSAALGMSIEDLAATRIQTAFRAYRARKKLRLLKGIVRLQAKTKTYSIKKQATTTLNYLHSWSNIQAQIRARRLCMVTEGRLRQKKIANQLKLEAKLHELEVEWSGGPGTMEEVLTKIHQKEAAAVKRERTMAYAFSHQWRAPNSINNGLGSYKLAKANWGWSWVERWIAVRPWERRLPTPSTTPKSTPKEPQNKQTSKGGKNSNSPKPKASVSVKPPLSNARGAMKPRRLSYPGAEKPAARQVNTKADKINIEKEEIST from the exons ATGGGTTCTGGAAATGTGTTGAAGACACTAGTGAATATAGTGAAGGATGACAGCTCAAAGCAAGTGAAG AGATCTTCAGCTTCTACAAAATCCAAAGGCTTCAAATGGAAGAAACTCCAGCGAAAGACGTCCATGAGAACAAAATTTATTAGAGATTCTGCTGCTCTTGGTATGTCAATTGAGGATTTAGCAGCAACTCGGATTCAAACCGCATTCCGAGCCTATAGG GCTAGAAAAAAATTACGTCTATTGAAAGGTATAGTAAGATTACAGGCTAAAACCAAAACTTATTCAATCAAAAAGCAAGCTACAACAACATTAAATTATCTTCATTCATGGAGTAACATACAGGCTCAGATAAGAGCTCGTCGACTATGTATGGTAACGGAAGGCCGTCTTAGACAGAAGAAAATAGCTAATCAGCTAAAGCTCGAGGCAAAACTACATGAGCTAGAG GTGGAATGGTCTGGAGGCCCTGGCACAATGGAGGAAGTTCTCACAAAGATACATCAGAAAGAAGCAGCTGCCGTTAAGCGGGAGCGAACCATGGCATATGCCTTTTCCCATCAG TGGAGGGCTCCCAACTCTATCAATAATGGCCTTGGTAGTTATAAACTTGCTAAAGCTAATTGGGGTTGGAGTTGGGTGGAACGGTGGATTGCTGTTCGCCCATGGGAAAGACGGCTCCCAACTCCGTCGACTACCCCTAAATCAACCCCTAAGGAACCACAGAACAAACAGACAAGCAAGGGTGGTAAAAACTCGAATTCACCGAAGCCAAAAGCATCAGTTTCAGTTAAACCCCCACTGTCCAATGCGAGGGGAGCAATGAAGCCTAGGAGGTTGTCTTATCCTGGTGCTGAGAAACCAGCTGCTCGTCAAGTAAACACTAAAGCTGATAAGATAAACATCGAAAAAGAAGAGATATCAACTTAG
- the LOC105778513 gene encoding E3 ubiquitin-protein ligase ATL41 — MGSEDDDRNTTFGVSRKIMLSAIGSLLGVVTLIVMLHLYARYLLRRQERRRRAALYSPRTDQITPVDISSIIELPKSGLDPLVIASLPMFTYKVTTGQVSHDDDEPECSVCLGTITEESTVRLLPNCKHIFHVQCIDTWLGSHTTCPICRTVVEPIVQSENFKSGNRVQPTAPPLEQKDGEPSGSGSRFDSFRKMFGRERSSNRIQSCEDNEIFDSVQDLERQ; from the coding sequence ATGGGTTCAGAAGATGATGATCGTAATACAACATTTGGTGTCAGCCGCAAGATCATGCTGTCGGCAATCGGCTCTTTACTCGGCGTTGTGACGCTCATTGTCATGCTCCATCTCTATGCGAGGTATCTTCTTAGACGCCAAGAAAGGAGACGCCGAGCTGCCCTTTACTCCCCTAGAACCGATCAAATCACACCGGTTGACATAAGTTCCATCATCGAACTGCCCAAGTCGGGACTCGACCCTTTAGTCATAGCTTCATTGCCGATGTTCACATACAAGGTAACCACCGGTCAGGTCAGTCATGATGATGATGAGCCAGAATGCTCTGTTTGTTTAGGAACCATCACGGAGGAGTCCACGGTTAGGCTTTTACCCAATTGTAAACACATATTTCATGTGCAATGCATAGACACATGGCTTGGGTCACACACAACATGTCCCATATGTCGCACTGTGGTTGAACCGATAGTCCAATCGGAAAACTTCAAGTCAGGCAATAGGGTTCAACCCACAGCTCCTCCTTTAGAACAAAAAGATGGTGAACCATCGGGATCAGGGTCAAGATTTGATTCTTTTAGAAAGATGTTTGGTAGAGAAAGATCATCGAATAGAATTCAAAGTTGCGAAGATAATGAAATATTTGATAGTGTGCAAGATTTAGAGAGgcaataa